CCATAAAAAGGATAgatcagaaaaaaaattagaagatgtTAAGCAATATATAGTGGTTATCTTAGAGTGGTATAATCAGACTTTTTAGGCACAAATAAGAAATACTAGCTGGTTTTACTTGTATTGATTCTAAACTCCATTTGCACATAAATCTCAACGTCATAAGTAGCATGACGTTACTATACATACATAGCGGTACCGCGAACGTCTAATGAACACAGTCCTGAACATCCTGGGGGGCCGCGAATGAAAATTTAagcaataaataaagaaaaaactttaaaatgaaataactattgtctctcaaatgaaataaaactttaacttttaacaCTTAAACAGTCTCTATGCTTTACGGAACGGTTGAATCCAACTTTTGATTTTCTCCTTGGCATCAGTTTTTGCTTTTCTGGTTGAAGTAATAGTGTTGTCACTTGAATCACACGGACTATCTGTTGATAAGAGTTCAAGTGGATATAGCTTACTTATTGGTCTAGACGTCGTGCCATTTTTAGTGCGTAAAATAGCAGACCTACAAAGTCCATCTCTCCCATAAACTAACTTAACGATAATCGCTATATTCCACACTGTCCTTGGGGTATCATCATGAATCTGTACAATGTGGCCCACTTTAATGATTTGAGTGTTAATTCCGGTGTTTCTATGTTGTTCCCTAAGTGAAGTGAGGTATTCTCGTCGCCATCTGTTCCAAAAGTCGTGAATAATGCGTTTTTGAACACTAGATTGTCTATTTGCTGTGTAATGTGTTAAGTTTTGTACGTTCTCCTCACTGCTGAAATTAATTGTTCCTGAATACGGTAAAGTTTTAACCCGTCTTCCATAGAGAAGATGAGACGGTGTAAGCGGTTCATCATCGGTAAGGTCTGTTGATACGTAGGTTAACGGACGATCATTTAATATAGCCTCTATCTCGATCACAATTGTCTCTAGCACTCTAAAAGTAACTAGTGCTCGTCCTAACACTTTCTTTATGCAATTCTTGGTCAAGCCGATCAATCGTTCCCACCAACCACCATACCATGGTGCACGCTTCGGAATAAATTTCCACTGAGTTCCATATATGTTGAGTTGTTCCTGAATAGTATTAGATTTTGTAAGCATTTCAATTTCCTTCGCTGCTGCGGTATATGTTGTACAATTGTCAGACATCATGATTTTTGGTAACGATTTGCGGCTGGTGAATCTCCTAAACGCTAGAATGAATGTTTGTTCTGTAAGGTCTTCAACGATTTCCAAATGCACAGCTCTAGTGTTAGCGCAGGTGAATAGACAAATATATGCTTTACTAATACTGTTGCTTTTTGTTCTCACATTCAATGCTCCTGTGAAGTCGACACCGGTTACGGTAAACGGTGGTGAATCATTAAGTCTGTCGGACGGCAGTGGTGGTGGGTCGGGTGTATGATATGGTCTTCCGGTAATTTTACGGCAAATAACGCAATTACGGAGTATTGATTTCACACATTGTCGAATCGATGGAATCCAGTAAGACTGGCGAATAAATGTCACTGTACTTTCTAATCCAGAGTGAAAATTCTTTGCGTGTGCATCCATCACAATTAATTTACAAAATCTGTCTTTGTTCGGTATTAGTACTGGAAATTTAGCTGATTCATCAATAGGTGCATTGTTAATTCTCCCGCCACAACGGATAATGTTCATTTTATCCATGTACAATCTAAGTTGCTTCACTAGCGCATTTTTCTCTGATTTGTTGTTTAAACTCTCAATAACATCCGGGTATTTACGCAGTTGCGAATCTCGAATCCATGAAGTCGAAGCAGTCTGAATTTCATTGACACTAAGATTTCCTGTTAGTTTGTCATTATTTCTACAGTTGTTTATGAATCGGTACATGTATGCAGTTATACGCAAAAGTTTTTGGTATGAGCTGTAGCGTTGTATATCCATAATTTTACTTATTCCTTCATAAGATCTGATTTTCTGTTGCGGTTCACTAGTTGATTGTCCTTGCTCAATGGTAGTGCTAAGAATGTGGGATTCTTTATTCTTCCACTGTGGCCAGTTTGATTTGTCAGTGAGCCATTCGGGTCCTTTCATCCAAAGATCCAATTCTAGGAATTTGGTTGCAGTTACTCCTCTCGATAGCATATCTGCCGGATTTGAATCTGTCGGACAGTACTTCCATGTGTATTCTTGCGTAATTTCGTTAATTTCCTTCACTCGATTACTAACGAAAACGGGTAATTGTTTCTCAGTAGTAAGCCAACTTAAAGTTATCTGACTGTCACTCCATAATGTGACGCTTGTAACATCCAAGTGCGATTTCAAATGCTTGACCAGTCTTGCGCCTATCAAAGCTGCACTGAGTTCTAACTTCGGAATTGTTAACTGTTTGAGTGGTGTCACTCGATTCTTTGACATGATAAGTACGGTTTCTTTTCCACTGACTGAATATGCGCATGCTCCATAGGCTTTCAAGCTTGCATCCGTAAACACATGTAATTCTACATTGTCtgatttttctttgaaatacggTCTATTAATTTCCAAATGTGAACATTCATTAATATCTTTTAGAACACACTTCCATTCTGTTGTAATTTCAGATGTAAGAGGTTCATCCCAATTTAATCCTTTCTCCCACAAAGTCTGCATAAGCATCTTACTACGCACAGTAACTGGACCAATAAGTCCGAGTGGATCATAGATTTTAGACGATTGTCTTAAAATCTCTCGTTTTGTCATACGTGTATCTTCAATATCGGTGTATTCCGGTTTGGCGAAAGTAAGTGTGTCGTTACAAGTGTTCCATCTCAATCCAAGCACTTTTATGAGTTCATCTTTGTCTAATACGCTGTGTGAATTTGCGCGGTCTCGCAAAAGTTGAGAATTTGAAGACCATGAGCGCAAGTTAAATCCTGCTCTAATGAATAAGTCTCttgatgtatcaaaatatttcagTAATGCACTCTCTGTAGGAAAACTCGACAGTATATTATCAACATACAAATCGTTCTTTAAAGTGTCAGTATATTCACAACGGTTCTCTCTCAAGTGTTTTTGTAGAACGGAATTCAGTATGAATGGCGATGAAGTGGCTCCAAATAATACAGACTTAAATCGGTAAGTTGATAGTGGAGTTGATGGGTCTGTTGGTGTATCGAACCAAAAGAAACGTGTGACATCTCTATCCTGTGTCTCTAGTCCCACGTTCAAGAACGCCTTCTCTATATCAGTAGTAACGGCAAATTGGTGTAAACGAAATCTTAAAAGAATGCCGACTAAGTCATTTAAATTGGGTGGAGTAGTCATCAAACAATCATGAAGACTAGACGATTCTGGTGTTGCTTTACAACTGCAATCGAATACGACCCTGATTGGTGTTGTTGTTGAATCTTTTCTCACAGCATGATGCGGAATATAGTGTATTTTGCTCTTTTCATCGGCCTCATTAGTAATATCCACTTTCTCTATGAAGCCCCTTTTCTCCTGCTCAGCCATTATTTCTCCATATTTTTCCAGTAGTTTGGGTTCTTTGCTAAGTCTTCTTACTACACTTTCCGTCCTTCGTTGTGCAATGGCTTTATTTGTCGGTAACGTAGGGTGATCCTCTTTCCATGGTAACGTTACAAAATATCTGTTGTCATGGTAACGAATTTGTTTCTCTTCATAAGTCTTTTGAATATCCATCTGTTCTTCTAACTTTGAAGTGTCAATTTTCTCGGTAGCCAGTGACTCTATTTTCCAAAATTTCTCCAAGTCGTACTCATCGGTTTTTGTTGCGATCATCACGTTCATCATTGAAGCTCTCTTGTATCCATCTGTGTCAGAGTTGTGTGAATGTAGCGTTCCAGACAACAGGTATCCGATTTTTGATTGAACAGCTGTCGGTCCTTCGCCTCGGATAATATCATTCTGAACAATTGACCAGAAGTAATCAGCTCCAATTAGAATAgaaatttcaaagttttcatCTGCTGTTACTGGGTGAGCTAATTTGATTCCTGACAAATATGTAAGTTTTGCTGCTTGGCGTACATAGGTTCTCATCGGTACTGCGATCTCTGGAACGATCAAGACTCGAATCGGAAGTTTACCCTCTGTAGTTATGAGATATACCAATCCTGTACTCAAATGGCGAATTTTAGTACTATTTGCATTGTCTCCAAATCCGGATAGGTTAACGCTTTCAGTTCCAGTAGGTTTGAGTTTCAATTTTTCGGCTAATTCCTCTGTGATAAATGAGCGCTGTGCGCCTTCGTCAAACAATATTTTTGCATCAAGTATTTCATGTTCTGCACTTACTGGGTTAATTGCTGTCTTCAAAAGTACACGATCTGTCGATTGCGAGTGTAAAACAGTGTCTGGTTCCTCCGCGTTGTGTTGAATTGTGCCTACGGTTATATCCCCTGTTGGTTTGTTGTCTTcatttgttttaacattgtcTTTGCAAATGCTGGTGTGATGACGTTTGTGACACTTGTTGCAAGTTTTTGTAGATTTACATGCGGACAAGCTATGGTGTCCTAGACAGTTAAAGCATAAACGATCTTGTTTCACGATTGACATCCGGCCATTGTAATCAGATACTTTAGTGCAATTAACAGACGAGTGTGGCTCCTTACAGTACGCACAGAGTGGCTTGGGTTTAGTGTTAGTTGCGTTTGTATTCTTGTTACCTCTATTTCGATTACTATAATTTGTATTTGTCAGAAAGGCGGCGGTAGCTGTAGGGTGTTCAAACTGTTCTGAAGTTTTGCCTGCATCCATAATATAAAGTTCATCGAAAATTCCACGGCGTAATTCATTCAGTTGTAAATCTGTAGATCTATATTGTCTGGCAAGATTTCTGCGGATTTCACCGGGTAGTTTGTTCATAATAATGGGCACTAAAAACGCTCCATATGTGTCTTCACTTTGACCTAATGACTCTAATCCTCTAATGTGTATCTCAATTTCATCGTAGTAGTTTTTCATGCTAGATATCGTGTATTTAGGGGCTGGTATATCAACTAGTGCTTGCATATACTTCTGTCTTATTACATGCGATTGTCCATATCTTTCTTGCAGTAAAGAAATAGCTTTCTCATAATTTGCATGTGTAAGCGCAAACCCTGTGACGGTTTTCAATGCCTCATCATGGAGTAGTGActtcaaataattaaatttctGAACGTTTCCAAGAGTAGTGTTTTCGTGAACGGATGTCTCGTATGAATCCCAAAATGACTGCCACTGCATAATATTACCATCAAAGGTAGGAAGATTCAATTTGGGCAACTTGTTGTACTCATTTAATCTAGTGTTACTACGTGAAAACTGAGTTTCCGGTACACGGAAGTTTGAATTACATGTATTCTGTTTATTGTATATCTCGGGTTGAGCATAACTTGGTTGATCATGAGCGGGTTGAGCATGAGCGGGCTGAGCAGAGGCGGGTTGAGCAGAGGCGGAATGTGAAGGGTCGCTATAACTGACAAAATCTTTTGCATTTGTACTGAGTGTGGATGTATTGACAAGAATGAGCTTTTGTATTTGCGTTATTTTTCCATCTAATGTGTAAGCATACTCATCTGAATCGACGATCTCGGCTTCTACTTCTCCTTCATCAAGATTTTCTAGAATGTCCTCATTAAGTTTTTGTAGTGTCTCTTGTTTCTTCAACAGATTGTTCACAATTTTAGTTAACTCTTCAGTGTTCATGGGCTCATCTCCGTCGTCTCGGATGTCCTCAAATTTCTTCAAAAGTCGGGAAATAACGCTTCTGTGTCCTGCACGTATAGAACGTAGTTTGGAACTCATCTTGGTCCTACGGCACCAATATCTTAGAGTGGTATAATCAGACTTTTTAGGCACAAATAAGAAATACTAGCTGGTTTTACTTGTATTGATTCTAAACTCCATTTGCACATAAATCTCAACGTCATAAGTAGCATGACGTTACTATACATACATAGCGGTACCGCGAACGTCTAATGAACACAGTCCTGAACAGTGGTGTTTAATGAGTCAAAAGACCAGGAAAAAGTGCAGATGAACTTAAGTTAagcaaataattttgaaatttacaattgactattgaacatgttgaataaaaGACCTGGCACATTTTGTGGCTTTACATCTCAATGTTGCACTGGAGTGACAGGTGTCAACCTTTGTAACTAAGATGGTGAATATTTTTGTATAGAGTGTTTATTCACATACAAATGAGGATGGATAGCCATAAAGAAAACACTAAAattaacatatacatatacatataatgTAGATTTATAAATAgactattttttttcagattgtaAAGATGTTTGGAGGGAATAATCCGCCAACTGGAACAACTTCGTTTTCATCTACTACAAAACCATCTGGTAGGTTTATGTAAATTAGAATTTAGTGTTTTTGGTATATctgaaatttaaaagttaatattaaaagtattaaatctacatcatacatatatttttattgatttaaaacatttatttttataatgatcagttttaatttttaatagttGGTCTATAACTGTTTTTATACGACTTCAAAAAATTTTGCGGTCAAATATTGGTATCTCGTCGTctgaagacggatggtttccggataatagaTTTAGAATAAGTAAATTGaactcaataaaattttaatacaatgtttctaaccacaaaagaaagcttgggattgattttgggagttgtgGTCTCTAaggttaaggaattaggggcccaaaggtgcccaaaacaagcatgTATCTAGTGTCagaacaataagttgtgtataagtatttcaattgttctgaaattgtaccacaatgtttaataccataagtagaaggttggtatatattttaggggttatggggtaaacagtctaggaataaaggaccaaaaaggggccaaaaacaagcatttttgtagtttcaagacaataaattggagttatctttctttgtccagaatggttgttgaatcacctaaaaccaatgcttgatgaaatcttctttgaaaattggagttatctttctttttctcatttcagatttcagaaattaaaaaagagaatttcttcaaatattattttttcgagaggatttatattcaacagcatagtgaattgctcaaaagcaacaaaaaaaaattaagttcattagaccacattcattctgtgtcagaaacctatgttgtgtcaactatttaaacacaatccaaattcagagctgtatttagcttgaatgttgtattcatacttgccccaaatgttcagggttcgacctctgcagttgtataaagctgcgccctgccgAGCATCTGGTTAGCCCATGCAGTCCCAATCACATTTTTTGTAATGATAGGTAGCCAATACTTCTTGCATTATAAAAAGCCGCAGGTGCAAGGAAAATAATAATCTCATAATAAATATGCTCATAGGTACACTGCATAATATGTGCTATAGAAATCAAACTGTTCCTCCAATATCAAACCTATAATTCCGAACCAATTTCATACAGCTAGCCTTCTTGTGCTTGATCTTGTTCAAAGCTCAAAGTAAATTTGTATATAGATCACTGAATAATTCAAACTTAGGTGACCATTtgagcacctgtgatcaccctCATTTTATTATGTGAATTGAATGttgcttaatcatgttaatgtttaGTTTCTTTGAATTTTATTATCTTGATTTTCTTTGACCATGGTCTCTGTTTTTCCTTGACTTTTGACTTTATTCCCCCTTGTATCGAAGAAGTGGGTCTCATTCTGAATTCCAGATAAATTAATGCCAAATCTTATTTCCCATGAAATCAACCTTAACCTCAGGAAAAATGTTTTCCTCTGCTTTTTGTTCAGAATTTCaagtaaaaaatcaaattaaacagctttattttgataaaaactaTATATAACTTCCAATTTTGCATGGACACCAGtgatttacaaaatatgaaattttgaaatttgattttattaataCCCGGTAATTCTTCTATATCAATTTTAAGGTTTTTCATTTGGATCCCCTGTAGTCAGTAGTACACCAGGTGCACCAGGTGGAGGTGGAGGAGGGTTCAGTTTTGGAGGTGCACCACAGCCTACTCCCTCCTCAGGTACACCAGGATTTGGTTTTGGAGGAACCACAGCACCAGCCCCTACATCTGTTCCACCACCCGGATATTCATTTGGTGGTGCTACCCAAGCTACAGCTGGTTTCTCAGCAGGAGGTACACCTACCCAACCAGCAGCTGGGTTTTCATTAGGTGGTGCAACTACCCAACCATCAGCTGGGTTTTCACTTGGTGGTGCAACCACCCAAACAACAGCTGGATTTTCATTAGGTGGTGCTACTAGCCAACCATCAGCTGGTTTTTCACTTGGTGGTGCAACTACCCAACCAGCAGCTGGGTTTTCATTAGGTGGTGCAGCTACCCAACCAGCGGCTGGTGGTTTCTCATTAGGTGGAATAACTACACAAACTTCAGCACCAGGGTTTTCAGCTGCAGGTTCAACAGTAACACATCCATCAGGTATATTCATTGTTATACTATAGGTATCAAATTGGATTTTAAATGCATCAATACTATTGTATATAAGCAGGATATTGTTAATAGCTAACTATAAGTTATGTGATATTcttattgttaaaggctgtacgcTGAACTATATTTGTTGGAATTTGATGGGTAGTTGTTTCAATTgaaatcataacacatctccttattttatatattttctcatATTAAAACTCTATCTACATTCTGGCCCTCATCCAAACATATTGTGGCGTAGAATTCGTCCTCACAAGtactatttttttcatgtttgaattagGTTTATTCACTGTGTATTTTGTCTTCCCTCCTTgtagtatcaatatatatatatataaatgtaattttttagCAACAAGTACAGCACAACCAGCTGGTGGTTTGAACTTGACCCGACCAACAGGAGCGGCCACAGCACAACCAACAGGTGGTTTTAATTTGTCATCACAGCCAACAGTTGGTCTTGGTGGTGGTTTAACGAGGCCTGTCCAGCCATCAGCAGTACAGCCAACAGCTACATCAGCTCCAGGTTTGGCTCCTTTACATCAAATAAACAACATCAACATCGTATTTTAACAATGACAACATTATTTTTGAGAATTTGCAGATGGAATTTTTAATCATTAAAATATGGTGTTATTACAAATTCATTCCAGTTTTCATATTGGTAAAATAATAAGAATATTTAAAAGAGACAAATATTATATGTGGTCATTTTTGTCTTACTTCAAACATTACTTGATACCAGTGTATGGTTGACTACTCAAACAAAACATATACATCTAGTATAGACTAGTATatagactagtatatatttgttatggggccagctgaaggacacctccgggtgcgggaatttcttgctacattgaagacctgttggtgaccctctgctgttgttttttatttggtcggttgttgtctctttgacacattccccatttccattctcaattttatcatatataaatgtatttaaaaatgaaaaaaacacacacaaaaatcacATAATAAATCAAACTTTGTTTCTGAAAGGGTTCATCACATTTCCTACggttcatcagacagaattgttattgttaatagtaacaACTTGTGACGTTACCTAGTAATAACGTCTTGCAGTAGTTTGTATACATTACAGAATCATATTCAAACAAAGTTATCAAGTCATTCAAACCTTTAACTTGCTAGCAATAAGATAACAGCTTTAAATTTACTTATTCAGGTTTATTTGGAGGAGGATTAAAATTAGGAACAGCACCAGCATCAGCAACAACATCGAGTACACAACCAGCTAACTTGGGTGTTGCCGCAGGATTCTCTCTTGGTGGGGCTACTACTTCAGCTGCTCCATCATTGG
This sequence is a window from Mytilus edulis chromosome 1, xbMytEdul2.2, whole genome shotgun sequence. Protein-coding genes within it:
- the LOC139492494 gene encoding uncharacterized protein encodes the protein MSSKLRSIRAGHRSVISRLLKKFEDIRDDGDEPMNTEELTKIVNNLLKKQETLQKLNEDILENLDEGEVEAEIVDSDEYAYTLDGKITQIQKLILVNTSTLSTNAKDFVSYSDPSHSASAQPASAQPAHAQPAHDQPSYAQPEIYNKQNTCNSNFRVPETQFSRSNTRLNEYNKLPKLNLPTFDGNIMQWQSFWDSYETSVHENTTLGNVQKFNYLKSLLHDEALKTVTGFALTHANYEKAISLLQERYGQSHVIRQKYMQALVDIPAPKYTISSMKNYYDEIEIHIRGLESLGQSEDTYGAFLVPIIMNKLPGEIRRNLARQYRSTDLQLNELRRGIFDELYIMDAGKTSEQFEHPTATAAFLTNTNYSNRNRGNKNTNATNTKPKPLCAYCKEPHSSVNCTKVSDYNGRMSIVKQDRLCFNCLGHHSLSACKSTKTCNKCHKRHHTSICKDNVKTNEDNKPTGDITVGTIQHNAEEPDTVLHSQSTDRVLLKTAINPVSAEHEILDAKILFDEGAQRSFITEELAEKLKLKPTGTESVNLSGFGDNANSTKIRHLSTGLVYLITTEGKLPIRVLIVPEIAVPMRTYVRQAAKLTYLSGIKLAHPVTADENFEISILIGADYFWSIVQNDIIRGEGPTAVQSKIGYLLSGTLHSHNSDTDGYKRASMMNVMIATKTDEYDLEKFWKIESLATEKIDTSKLEEQMDIQKTYEEKQIRYHDNRYFVTLPWKEDHPTLPTNKAIAQRRTESVVRRLSKEPKLLEKYGEIMAEQEKRGFIEKVDITNEADEKSKIHYIPHHAVRKDSTTTPIRVVFDCSCKATPESSSLHDCLMTTPPNLNDLVGILLRFRLHQFAVTTDIEKAFLNVGLETQDRDVTRFFWFDTPTDPSTPLSTYRFKSVLFGATSSPFILNSVLQKHLRENRCEYTDTLKNDLYVDNILSSFPTESALLKYFDTSRDLFIRAGFNLRSWSSNSQLLRDRANSHSVLDKDELIKVLGLRWNTCNDTLTFAKPEYTDIEDTRMTKREILRQSSKIYDPLGLIGPVTVRSKMLMQTLWEKGLNWDEPLTSEITTEWKCVLKDINECSHLEINRPYFKEKSDNVELHVFTDASLKAYGACAYSVSGKETVLIMSKNRVTPLKQLTIPKLELSAALIGARLVKHLKSHLDVTSVTLWSDSQITLSWLTTEKQLPVFVSNRVKEINEITQEYTWKYCPTDSNPADMLSRGVTATKFLELDLWMKGPEWLTDKSNWPQWKNKESHILSTTIEQGQSTSEPQQKIRSYEGISKIMDIQRYSSYQKLLRITAYMYRFINNCRNNDKLTGNLSVNEIQTASTSWIRDSQLRKYPDVIESLNNKSEKNALVKQLRLYMDKMNIIRCGGRINNAPIDESAKFPVLIPNKDRFCKLIVMDAHAKNFHSGLESTVTFIRQSYWIPSIRQCVKSILRNCVICRKITGRPYHTPDPPPLPSDRLNDSPPFTVTGVDFTGALNVRTKSNSISKAYICLFTCANTRAVHLEIVEDLTEQTFILAFRRFTSRKSLPKIMMSDNCTTYTAAAKEIEMLTKSNTIQEQLNIYGTQWKFIPKRAPWYGGWWERLIGLTKNCIKKVLGRALVTFRVLETIVIEIEAILNDRPLTYVSTDLTDDEPLTPSHLLYGRRVKTLPYSGTINFSSEENVQNLTHYTANRQSSVQKRIIHDFWNRWRREYLTSLREQHRNTGINTQIIKVGHIVQIHDDTPRTVWNIAIIVKLVYGRDGLCRSAILRTKNGTTSRPISKLYPLELLSTDSPCDSSDNTITSTRKAKTDAKEKIKSWIQPFRKA
- the LOC139515961 gene encoding nuclear pore glycoprotein p62-like yields the protein MFGGNNPPTGTTSFSSTTKPSGFSFGSPVVSSTPGAPGGGGGGFSFGGAPQPTPSSGTPGFGFGGTTAPAPTSVPPPGYSFGGATQATAGFSAGGTPTQPAAGFSLGGATTQPSAGFSLGGATTQTTAGFSLGGATSQPSAGFSLGGATTQPAAGFSLGGAATQPAAGGFSLGGITTQTSAPGFSAAGSTVTHPSATSTAQPAGGLNLTRPTGAATAQPTGGFNLSSQPTVGLGGGLTRPVQPSAVQPTATSAPGLFGGGLKLGTAPASATTSSTQPANLGVAAGFSLGGATTSAAPSLGGVEKAKTATVGFSLPTSIAASSGTAAVPQKQMNYQQLEENINKWMQDLEKQEKEFLEQATHVNAWDRLLVENGEKITCLNSDMERVKVEQQKLDHELDFIKSQQRELEEMLNPLEKSVEEQPNISFQQHADLERENTYQLAENVDAQLKRMLQDLKEIIDHLNTSNASQDNTDPIFQITQILNSHMDSLQWIDQNSAVLKRHVEDISKQMESQRKQEEKNFRLVYQ